The Erpetoichthys calabaricus chromosome 5, fErpCal1.3, whole genome shotgun sequence genome has a segment encoding these proteins:
- the LOC114641682 gene encoding gastrula zinc finger protein XlCGF57.1-like, which yields MAHINQEDCKEGAPKDLHVKTELCEENPFVFKEVECKEELVEVKVEDLEDFPVSPDLQNLESGNDFKQEILGESQSTLRHWDANMGQASAQQNSVELKSESSEFEEKLSKGNWREGEGHRSPGSVGTNFLGKGSASAPSFAQVSLQCGLQHDQDKEKTKNSTSGSENLDLTPVKLSQPEATNTDQHEAHTTELKDLHTSRVGGNFFKNKSNCKDNLIHSFHNSYACSDCGKLFPHQTSLYRHKRIHTREKPHCCAECGKRFPSESALQRHTRVHTGEKPYSCAECGKRFSHNGSFRDHKKIHTGERPYCCSECGKRFSLVGNFYSHLRIHSGERPYCCSECGKRFIQRSSLQNHIRTHTREKPHCCSECGKQFSQISSLQTHIRIHTGEKPYRCSECGKQFSNSSHLQRHTRFHTGEKPYSCSECGKRFFQNGNLLEHARIHTGEKPYCCSECGKRFSNHSGLQGHMQVHSGERPYSCSECGKQFIYLNSLRRHAKIHTGEKPYVCSVCSKRFSDSSSLQRHAQIHTGEKKIRAELAVGKKTKQLKPC from the exons ATGGCACACATTAATCAAGAGGATTGCAAGGAGGGCGCCCCCAAGGATTTGCACGTGAAGACGGAGCTCTGCGAAGAAAACCCTTTCGTTTTTAAAGAGGTGGAGTGTAAGGAGGAGCTCGTTGAAGTTAAAGTGGAAGACCTGGAGGACTTCCCAGTTAGTCCTGATCTGCAAAACCTTGAAAGTGGGAATGACTTCAAACAGGAGATCCTTGGAGAATCCCAGTCCACTTTGCGGCATTGGGACGCTAATATGGGACAAGCGTCTGCCCAGCAGAATTCTGTGGAGCTGAAATCTGAGTCCTCGGAGTTTGAGGAGAAACTCAGTAAAGGAAACTGGAGAGAAGGAGAAGGGCATCGTTCACCTGGCAGTGTTGGAACAA ATTTCCTTGGGAAAGGCAGCGCCTCCGCACCTTCATTTGCTCAGGTGTCTCTTCAGTGTGGACTTCAGCATGATCAGGACAAGGAGAAGACAAAGAACTCAACAAGCGGCTCAGAGAATTTGGACCTGACCCCTGTTAAACTATCACAGCCAGAAGCCACCAACACTGACCAACATGAAGCGCATACTACAGAACTAAAGGATTTACACACCAGCCGAGTGGgtggaaatttttttaaaaacaaatctaaCTGTAAAGATAACTTGATTCATTCATTTCATAACTCATATGCCTGTTCTGATTGTGGCAAACTATTTCCACACCAAACTAGCCTATACAGacataaaagaattcacactaGAGAAAAACCCCACTGTTGTGCagagtgtggcaaacgattccCTAGCGAAAGTGCTCTGCAGCGGCACACACGcgttcatactggagagaagccatacagcTGTGccgaatgtggcaaaagattttctCATAATGGCAGTTTTCGAGatcataaaaaaatacacactggAGAGAGACCTtactgctgctctgaatgtgggaaaagatTCTCACTTGTAGGTAATTTTTATAGCCACTTAAGAATTCACAGTGGAGAAAGGCCTTATTGTTGTagtgaatgtggcaaacggttcATACAAAGAAGCAGCTTACAGAATCACATCAGAACTCACACAAGAGAGAAGCCTcactgttgttctgaatgtggcaaacagttctccCAAATAAGCAGTCTTCAGACCCACataagaatccacactggagaaaaaccatatagatgttcagaatgtggcaagcaATTCTCAAACAGTAGCCATCTTCAGAGGCACACGCGatttcacactggagaaaagccatattccTGTTCTGAGTGCGGCAAACGATTCTTTCAAAATGGCAATCTTCTGGAGCATGCACGCATTCAtacaggggagaagccatactgctgttcagaatgtggcaaacgattctctaaTCACAGTGGTCTTCAAGGACACATGCAAGTTCACAGTGGAGAAAGGCCATATtcatgttctgaatgtggcaaacagttcatTTACCTTAACAGTCTCCGGCGTCATGCAAAaattcatacaggagagaagccgtatgtCTGTTCTGTATGTAGCAAACGATTCTCTGACAGTAGCTCTCTTCAGCGGCATGCACAAATTCATACTGGTGAGAAGAAAATCAGAGCTGAGCTAGCGGTGGGGAAAAAAACCAAACAACTGAAACCGTGCTAG